In Synechococcus sp. CC9616, the following are encoded in one genomic region:
- a CDS encoding 2Fe-2S iron-sulfur cluster-binding protein: MLMHQITMKLDDKSQSFECSEDQYILDAAEENGVDLPYSCRAGACSTCVGKILEGTVDQSDQSFLDDDQLEAGFALLCVCYPTSDLVVESDVEDQLY, translated from the coding sequence ATGTTGATGCATCAAATCACGATGAAGCTCGATGACAAGAGTCAATCGTTTGAGTGTTCTGAAGACCAATATATTCTTGATGCTGCAGAGGAGAATGGTGTTGATCTTCCATATTCCTGTAGAGCAGGTGCGTGCTCTACGTGCGTAGGCAAAATTCTTGAAGGCACAGTAGATCAAAGTGACCAGAGTTTTCTTGACGACGACCAACTAGAAGCTGGCTTTGCTCTGTTGTGCGTGTGTTATCCAACCTCAGATTTGGTTGTCGAGAGTGACGTAGAAGATCAGCTTTACTGA
- a CDS encoding photosystem II protein Y, which translates to MDFRIVAVIVPVLLALSWAGYNIGRAALGQLQIALLDFKKNTQNK; encoded by the coding sequence ATGGATTTCCGGATTGTTGCTGTAATCGTCCCAGTGCTTTTAGCCCTCTCTTGGGCTGGTTACAATATTGGTCGAGCTGCGTTGGGTCAGTTACAGATTGCTCTGCTTGATTTCAAGAAAAATACCCAGAACAAATGA
- a CDS encoding ATP-binding protein translates to MSRAIPWWRLILRLSLWSGLLLGSWMLSLLLLQALFGRQLERLQTVQLGRELALSIRLTELTLERYPPILINELTGLQLAVIIQPPRLPRTRGEGDSRITGLQRELCARLSHCPLVVPARRSGTSDQVWIELISPLEPVWLRAELPTVRAWPPEPTLLMVGLAGAVVITGVVYLLVEVERPLRGLERALSRVGEGSDPPAVPARGAPEVQRITSRFNAMVLRLAANRRERATMLAGIAHDLRAPITRLQFRLSMPTLNPSEKERCSSDLDALERITDQFLLYAGGGENEAVVTCPLDQWLAEVVAGYSPEQLELDLKPINAPFRPVALGRAVSNLINNAFTYGTAPIVVRLRQEQNDLQIEVWDQGEGIPADQWDRALQPFQRLDEARGEQGHCGLGLAIVNHVVERHGGTLKFQLADDAAGPAPGRFCAALCLPHNTSAQGIFKKTKYQ, encoded by the coding sequence ATGAGCCGGGCCATCCCCTGGTGGAGGCTGATCCTCAGACTCAGCCTCTGGAGCGGATTACTGCTGGGCAGCTGGATGCTGTCTCTGCTGCTGCTGCAGGCGCTGTTCGGCCGTCAACTCGAACGCCTCCAGACCGTTCAACTCGGTCGTGAGCTGGCGTTGAGCATCCGCCTCACCGAACTGACGTTGGAGCGATACCCGCCGATCCTGATCAATGAACTCACGGGTCTTCAGCTGGCCGTGATCATCCAGCCACCTCGTCTACCGAGAACGCGGGGGGAAGGGGATTCGCGAATCACCGGCCTGCAACGAGAACTGTGCGCACGTCTGTCCCATTGCCCATTGGTCGTACCAGCCCGCCGATCCGGGACAAGCGATCAGGTTTGGATTGAGTTGATCTCCCCGCTGGAACCGGTCTGGCTGCGCGCTGAACTTCCCACGGTGCGCGCTTGGCCACCTGAACCGACATTGCTGATGGTGGGGCTGGCCGGTGCTGTGGTCATCACCGGGGTCGTGTACTTGCTCGTGGAAGTCGAACGGCCGCTTCGGGGCCTCGAACGAGCCCTGTCTCGCGTGGGTGAAGGCTCTGACCCACCGGCCGTACCCGCACGTGGAGCCCCGGAGGTGCAGCGCATCACCTCACGCTTCAATGCCATGGTTCTGCGCCTGGCCGCCAATCGCCGCGAACGGGCCACGATGCTTGCCGGCATCGCCCATGACCTGAGAGCACCGATCACCAGGCTGCAGTTTCGGCTCTCGATGCCGACGCTCAATCCCAGTGAGAAGGAGCGTTGCAGCAGCGATCTTGATGCACTGGAAAGGATTACGGACCAGTTTCTGCTGTATGCCGGCGGTGGGGAAAATGAAGCGGTGGTGACCTGTCCACTCGATCAATGGCTGGCAGAGGTGGTGGCCGGCTACTCCCCCGAACAACTTGAGCTTGATCTGAAACCCATCAACGCCCCTTTTCGGCCGGTCGCTCTTGGCAGAGCCGTGTCGAACCTGATCAATAACGCCTTCACCTACGGCACCGCACCCATCGTGGTGCGTCTACGACAGGAACAGAACGATCTCCAGATCGAGGTCTGGGATCAGGGTGAAGGAATACCAGCGGATCAGTGGGACCGCGCGCTGCAACCGTTTCAACGACTCGATGAAGCCCGCGGCGAACAGGGTCACTGCGGCCTGGGACTGGCCATCGTCAACCACGTGGTCGAGCGCCACGGCGGGACTCTCAAATTCCAGCTGGCCGACGACGCCGCGGGACCAGCTCCAGGCCGCTTTTGTGCCGCTTTATGCCTACCCCACAACACGTCGGCACAGGGAATATTCAAAAAAACTAAGTATCAATGA
- a CDS encoding photosystem I reaction center subunit XI, translated as MTELQKISKSLVRPVQDPCVGDLVTPVNSSFLIKFLINQLPVYRQGLSPLTRGVQLGASFGYILYGPFTLLGPMRSTEYGTLIGLFSSVGAIHILTALFFLYGQGGGKFYNPLPSPTVAQPPIELFNRSSWGDFTNGFWLGGCGGALFAWFLYTNAFIREIYSVFFG; from the coding sequence ATGACAGAGCTTCAAAAAATCTCCAAAAGTCTTGTCCGGCCAGTTCAGGATCCGTGCGTCGGAGATCTCGTAACACCAGTCAACAGCAGCTTTCTGATCAAGTTTCTGATCAATCAGTTGCCGGTGTACCGACAAGGTCTTTCACCCTTGACGAGAGGTGTTCAACTAGGGGCTTCCTTCGGCTACATCCTTTACGGGCCCTTTACTCTCCTTGGACCGATGCGATCAACTGAATATGGAACATTGATCGGTTTATTCTCTTCCGTTGGTGCTATCCATATTCTTACAGCCTTGTTTTTTCTCTACGGTCAGGGCGGCGGAAAATTTTATAACCCTCTTCCCAGCCCCACCGTTGCCCAACCTCCCATTGAATTGTTCAATCGATCAAGCTGGGGGGACTTTACTAATGGCTTTTGGTTAGGAGGTTGCGGTGGTGCATTATTCGCCTGGTTTTTATACACCAACGCCTTCATTAGAGAGATCTACAGTGTCTTTTTTGGGTAA
- a CDS encoding response regulator produces the protein MTRESMVWVVDDDPELRKMVGTYLLDQGYDVRCLCDVKQLEARLEIQRPDLLVLDLMMPGDDGLTALRRLRDAGDDLPVVMLTARGEAVDRIIGLEQGADDYLGKPFLPRELTARIEAVLRRRSTMPAGTPVAEGGQVRFGDNVLDLSARTLFKDGVPVVITSGEFSLLASFVQHPHRPLSRDRLIELARGPGCDTDSRSMDVQVSRVRKLVEPDPTRPRYVQTVWGYGYVFVPDGEPRSRK, from the coding sequence ATGACCCGAGAGTCAATGGTCTGGGTGGTCGACGATGACCCGGAACTCCGAAAGATGGTCGGGACTTACCTGCTTGACCAGGGTTATGACGTGCGTTGCCTCTGTGATGTCAAGCAACTCGAGGCTCGACTGGAAATTCAACGCCCTGATCTGCTCGTCCTCGATCTGATGATGCCGGGTGACGACGGACTGACGGCCCTGCGTCGACTCAGGGATGCCGGCGATGATCTTCCGGTTGTGATGCTGACGGCTCGAGGGGAGGCCGTTGATCGCATCATCGGCCTTGAACAAGGCGCCGACGACTACCTGGGCAAACCCTTTCTGCCACGTGAACTCACGGCCCGAATCGAGGCTGTCTTGCGGCGTCGCAGCACCATGCCCGCGGGCACCCCTGTGGCGGAGGGCGGTCAGGTGCGCTTCGGAGACAACGTGCTCGATCTTTCAGCGCGCACCCTGTTCAAGGATGGGGTTCCGGTTGTGATCACCAGTGGGGAATTCAGTCTGCTCGCCTCGTTCGTGCAGCACCCGCACCGTCCCCTCTCCCGAGACCGACTGATCGAACTGGCCCGTGGCCCGGGCTGCGACACCGACAGCCGCAGCATGGACGTACAGGTGTCCCGGGTACGCAAACTTGTGGAACCGGATCCAACCCGTCCGCGCTATGTCCAGACCGTTTGGGGCTATGGCTACGTTTTCGTGCCAGACGGCGAACCTCGCTCGAGAAAATAA
- a CDS encoding DoxX family protein: MIMQTRLAFSLFESGVIILIRFLVSILMFHHGLEKLSDPQGFTTFVIDKYFSYLPLSHLLWTYFAAYTQLIASVLVALGIFFRPALISLSMTMLFALVFHFLDSGLQGAPFAIVEAHNYDFETSGLYLITYLSLIVTGAGQLSLSHIISRFVPKTIRWFA, translated from the coding sequence ATGATTATGCAAACAAGACTTGCATTTAGCCTTTTTGAATCTGGGGTAATTATCCTGATTCGATTTTTGGTGTCAATATTGATGTTCCATCACGGCCTCGAAAAACTATCTGACCCCCAAGGATTCACTACATTTGTAATAGATAAATATTTCAGCTATCTACCACTAAGTCATCTACTATGGACATATTTTGCAGCATATACTCAATTAATAGCATCGGTATTGGTTGCCCTTGGAATTTTTTTCAGGCCTGCATTAATAAGCCTATCTATGACCATGTTATTTGCTTTGGTCTTTCATTTTCTCGACAGCGGTCTCCAAGGTGCACCTTTCGCAATCGTAGAAGCGCACAACTATGACTTTGAAACATCGGGCTTATATCTAATTACATATCTGTCGCTCATAGTTACAGGTGCAGGACAACTAAGTCTTAGTCATATCATTTCCAGATTTGTACCAAAAACCATTAGGTGGTTCGCCTGA
- a CDS encoding high light inducible protein, with product MASAPDPTKVFNEKLNGRLAMLGLTIGLVTEWITGQGIIQQVFGIFN from the coding sequence ATGGCTTCCGCTCCCGATCCGACGAAGGTTTTCAATGAAAAACTCAACGGCAGACTTGCAATGCTCGGGCTGACCATCGGGCTGGTTACCGAATGGATTACAGGCCAGGGAATCATCCAGCAGGTTTTTGGCATCTTCAACTAA
- the fldA gene encoding flavodoxin FldA, translating into MKFTIVYSTATGNTENIAERLQQLIPSSELKDLDYVGQTSDLTAAEALVCCIPTWNTGAPEKRSGTSWDQHLDNIRGLDFSNTVVAIVGLGDSAAFSKYFCDAMEELYTAFLNTGATIIGKVPAEDYIFDHSKSNIDGLFCGLPIDEDNESEKTERRLSQWVAQITSQV; encoded by the coding sequence ATGAAATTTACGATTGTTTATTCGACAGCTACTGGAAATACCGAAAATATTGCCGAACGATTGCAACAATTAATTCCAAGCTCGGAGTTAAAGGATCTTGACTACGTCGGGCAGACAAGCGATTTAACGGCAGCCGAAGCATTGGTCTGTTGCATACCAACCTGGAATACCGGTGCACCTGAAAAAAGATCAGGAACATCCTGGGATCAACATTTGGATAATATTCGAGGACTCGATTTTTCAAATACTGTTGTGGCCATTGTAGGTCTTGGTGACTCTGCTGCATTTAGCAAGTACTTTTGCGACGCAATGGAAGAGCTTTACACAGCATTCTTAAACACTGGGGCTACCATCATCGGCAAGGTGCCAGCCGAAGATTATATTTTTGACCACTCAAAAAGTAATATCGACGGATTGTTTTGCGGTCTTCCCATTGATGAAGACAATGAATCTGAAAAAACCGAAAGAAGGCTTTCACAATGGGTGGCCCAAATTACTTCTCAGGTTTAA